A region from the Acomys russatus chromosome 22, mAcoRus1.1, whole genome shotgun sequence genome encodes:
- the LOC127205728 gene encoding glyceraldehyde-3-phosphate dehydrogenase-like — protein MTSFIDLNYMVYMFQYDSTHGKFNSKIKTEKKKLVINGKPITIFQEQYPANIKWEKAGSHLKGETKRVIISAPSVNVPMFVMGVNQEKYDNSLKIVINASCTTNCFAPLANIIQDNFDVAEGLMTIVYAITATQKTVDGSSGKLCGSIVDLTCQLEKPTNYNDIKKVVKQASEGPLKCILSYTEDQIVSYNFNSDSHSSIFDAGAGISLKDNFVKLIS, from the exons ATGACTTCCTTCATTGACCTCaactacatggtctacatgttccagtATGACTCTACCCATGGCAAGTTCAACAGCAAAATCAAGACTGAGAAGAAGAAGCTTGTCATCAATGGGAAGCCCATCACCATCTTCCAAGAACAATATCCCGCTAACATCAAAtggg AGAAGGCTGGATCTCACTTGAAGGGTGAGACCAAAAGGGTCATCATCTCCGCTCCTTCTGTCAATGtccccatgtttgtgatgggtgtgAACCAGGAGAAGTATGACAACTCACTCAAGATTGTTATCAACGCTTCCTGCACCACCAATTGCTTTGCGCCCCTGGCCAACATCATCCAGGACAACTTTGATGTTGCGGAAGGACTCATGACCATAGTCTACGCCATCACTGCTACCCAGAAGACTGTAGATGGctcctctggaaagctgtg TGGGTCCATTGTGGATCTGACATGCCAACTGGAGAAACCCACCAATTACAATGACATAAAAAAAGTGGTGAAACAGGCGTCTGAGGGCCCTCTAAAGTGCATCCTAAGCTACACTGAGGACCAGATTGTCTCCTATAACTTTAACAGTGACTCTCACTCTTCCAtctttgatgctggggctggcattTCTCTCAAGGAtaactttgtaaagctcatttcctaG